The proteins below are encoded in one region of Streptomyces roseirectus:
- a CDS encoding AfsR/SARP family transcriptional regulator, with the protein MEIKVLGPLSAHVHGTSVVPSAAKPRQILALLALQADHVVTVPTLMAEIWGERIPRSASTTLQTYILQLRRRIAAGLAGDPTRSAKDVLVTQFGGYLLRVQPGQVDVQEFEQLVADGRFAYDAGDYRTASRLLGDALNLWHGPALVDVRAGSVLELEVLRLEENRMAALERRIEADIRLGRHAEVVPELRVLTARHPMHERFCAQFMLALHRSGGAWRALEAYQRLRGALVTELGLEPSPSLRQLHHAVLSGDTALDERTAGVAYGGA; encoded by the coding sequence ATGGAGATCAAGGTATTGGGACCGCTGTCCGCGCACGTCCACGGAACCTCGGTGGTTCCCAGCGCGGCCAAACCCCGGCAGATTCTGGCGTTGCTCGCCCTCCAGGCGGACCACGTCGTCACCGTGCCGACGCTGATGGCGGAGATCTGGGGCGAACGGATCCCCCGCAGCGCGTCGACGACCCTCCAGACCTACATCCTCCAACTGCGCCGCAGGATCGCGGCGGGCCTCGCCGGCGACCCGACGCGCAGCGCGAAGGACGTCCTCGTCACCCAGTTCGGCGGCTACCTGCTGCGCGTGCAGCCCGGCCAGGTCGACGTCCAGGAGTTCGAGCAGCTGGTCGCCGACGGCCGCTTCGCCTACGACGCCGGCGACTACCGCACCGCCTCCCGCCTCCTCGGCGACGCCCTCAACCTGTGGCACGGGCCGGCCCTGGTCGACGTCCGCGCGGGCAGCGTGCTCGAACTGGAGGTGCTGCGGCTGGAGGAGAACCGGATGGCCGCGCTGGAGCGGCGCATCGAGGCCGACATCCGGCTCGGCCGGCACGCCGAAGTCGTCCCGGAACTCCGGGTTCTGACGGCACGTCACCCCATGCACGAGCGGTTCTGCGCCCAGTTCATGCTGGCCCTGCACCGCTCCGGCGGCGCCTGGCGGGCCCTGGAGGCGTACCAGCGCCTGCGCGGCGCCCTCGTCACCGAACTGGGCCTCGAACCCTCCCCCTCCCTGCGCCAGCTCCACCACGCCGTCCTCTCCGGCGACACGGCCCTGGACGAGCGCACGGCGGGCGTCGCCTACGGCGGCGCGTGA
- a CDS encoding acyltransferase domain-containing protein: protein MIRVLSGERHERECVGWLTGRIADYTRREVGRDALLVDCGLDSVARLSLYGDIEAEFGPGVGPADLWMYPTVRELARHLAARRAGEDGGQRVRAVFVFGGQGSQYPGMARGLYRHSTCYRSSLTWVDEVLWPYLGRSVTDLVLGQDPGIDRTALSQPALFAVEYALARTLLDAGVRPVAVLGHGIGEFAAATVAEALTLGHAARLVALRAACMQRLPGSGGMLATCADPYEAAEVAAVEPGVSIGAVNAARATVLSGDLEGLARVRTRLADAGISSRLLPVDHAFHSPFMAAAVPPFTAAARRSPGARPQLPFYSTVYGRQLTDPLGTSYWAHHMTAPVRFADAARHMLAHHAPTHIIEIAPRPILTPLLRRLAGPTGPHCLSISHDTDTLPLAGVLAALDAGEPGVGE, encoded by the coding sequence GTGATCCGCGTACTGAGCGGGGAACGGCACGAGCGGGAGTGCGTCGGCTGGCTGACGGGGCGGATCGCGGACTACACGCGAAGAGAGGTGGGCCGGGACGCGCTGCTCGTGGACTGCGGGCTCGACTCGGTGGCCCGGCTCAGCCTCTACGGCGACATCGAGGCCGAGTTCGGGCCGGGGGTCGGTCCCGCGGACCTGTGGATGTACCCGACGGTCCGGGAACTGGCCCGGCACCTCGCGGCCCGCCGCGCGGGGGAGGACGGCGGGCAGCGGGTGCGGGCGGTGTTCGTGTTCGGGGGGCAGGGCAGCCAGTACCCGGGGATGGCGCGGGGGCTGTACCGGCACTCCACCTGCTACCGGTCCAGCCTGACCTGGGTGGACGAGGTGCTGTGGCCCTACCTCGGCCGCTCGGTCACGGACCTGGTCCTCGGGCAGGACCCCGGCATCGACCGCACGGCCCTGTCGCAGCCGGCGCTGTTCGCCGTCGAGTACGCGCTCGCGCGGACCCTGCTCGACGCCGGGGTGCGGCCCGTGGCCGTCCTCGGGCACGGGATCGGGGAGTTCGCCGCCGCGACCGTCGCCGAGGCGCTGACCCTCGGGCACGCCGCGCGGCTCGTCGCCCTGCGGGCCGCGTGCATGCAACGTCTTCCGGGCAGCGGGGGCATGCTCGCGACCTGCGCCGATCCGTACGAGGCCGCGGAGGTCGCCGCGGTGGAGCCGGGTGTGTCCATCGGCGCCGTCAACGCGGCCCGCGCGACCGTCCTCTCCGGCGACCTGGAAGGACTGGCCCGCGTCCGCACCCGCCTCGCGGACGCCGGCATCTCCAGCCGGCTCCTCCCCGTCGACCACGCCTTCCACTCCCCCTTCATGGCGGCGGCCGTCCCCCCGTTCACGGCGGCCGCCCGCCGCTCCCCGGGCGCCCGTCCCCAACTCCCCTTCTACTCCACGGTCTACGGCCGCCAACTGACCGACCCTTTGGGCACCTCCTACTGGGCCCACCACATGACCGCCCCCGTCCGCTTCGCCGACGCCGCCCGCCACATGCTCGCCCACCACGCCCCCACCCACATCATCGAAATAGCCCCCCGCCCCATCCTCACCCCCCTCCTCCGCCGCCTCGCCGGCCCCACCGGCCCCCACTGCCTCTCCATCTCCCACGACACGGACACACTTCCGTTGGCGGGGGTGCTCGCGGCGCTGGACGCGGGGGAGCCGGGGGTGGGGGAGTGA
- a CDS encoding response regulator transcription factor — MLSVKILLAEDVHMVRGALVALLELEPDLQVVASVDRGDLIVETALRTRPDVAVVDIDLPGTDGITAAAELHERLPACRVLILTSLGRPGMVRRALSAHVCGFLLKDAPPYRLAHSVRAVAAGKRVVDPQLALSAWEAAESPLSPREAEVLRLASRGADAAEIADALYLTKGTVRNYLTAIVAKLNARNRIDAIRIAREADWIP; from the coding sequence ATGCTGTCGGTGAAGATTCTGCTCGCCGAGGACGTCCACATGGTCCGGGGAGCACTGGTGGCCCTGCTGGAACTGGAGCCCGACCTCCAGGTCGTCGCGTCGGTGGACCGCGGCGACCTGATCGTGGAGACGGCGCTGCGCACCCGCCCCGACGTCGCCGTCGTCGACATCGACCTCCCCGGTACGGACGGCATCACGGCCGCCGCCGAGCTGCACGAGCGGCTGCCGGCCTGCCGGGTCCTCATCCTCACCAGCCTCGGGCGGCCCGGCATGGTCCGCCGGGCCCTGTCCGCCCACGTCTGCGGCTTCCTCCTCAAGGACGCGCCCCCCTATCGGCTCGCCCACTCCGTCCGCGCGGTCGCCGCCGGGAAACGCGTCGTCGACCCCCAACTCGCGCTCTCCGCCTGGGAAGCCGCCGAGTCCCCCCTCTCCCCCCGCGAGGCCGAAGTCCTCCGCCTCGCCTCCCGAGGCGCCGACGCCGCCGAGATCGCCGACGCCCTCTACCTGACCAAGGGCACCGTCCGCAACTACCTCACCGCCATCGTCGCCAAACTCAACGCCCGCAACCGCATCGACGCGATCCGCATAGCCCGCGAGGCCGACTGGATCCCGTGA
- a CDS encoding helical backbone metal receptor, with product MYDDMGTPVHLPRPPRRVVSLVPSLTEALAGTGVLVGATDWCTHPADLGVSRVRGTKNPDRAAIAALAPDLVIANKEENRELDVARLRAAGVPVWVTVVETVPQALDSLGRLFTQALRVAEPGWLGEARELWGGAPAPVTATVAVPVWRDPWMVVGGSTFTGDLLRRAGLANVFDGDARGRYPRVEAAEIRADAVLLPDEPYVFTAEDGPEMFPGRTVRLVSGRSLTWYGPSLVAAHDMLARLAAGI from the coding sequence ATGTACGACGACATGGGAACCCCGGTCCACCTGCCGCGTCCGCCCCGCCGCGTCGTCTCCCTCGTGCCCTCGCTGACCGAGGCCCTGGCCGGGACGGGCGTCCTCGTCGGGGCGACCGACTGGTGCACGCATCCGGCGGACCTCGGGGTGAGCCGGGTGCGGGGGACGAAGAACCCGGACCGGGCGGCGATCGCCGCGCTCGCGCCGGACCTGGTGATCGCGAACAAGGAGGAGAACCGCGAGCTGGACGTGGCCCGGCTGCGGGCGGCGGGCGTGCCGGTGTGGGTGACCGTCGTGGAGACGGTCCCGCAGGCCCTCGACTCGCTCGGACGGCTGTTCACTCAGGCTCTGCGGGTGGCGGAGCCCGGCTGGCTCGGCGAGGCGCGGGAGCTGTGGGGCGGCGCGCCGGCGCCGGTCACCGCGACCGTCGCCGTCCCCGTCTGGCGCGACCCCTGGATGGTCGTCGGCGGCTCCACCTTCACCGGGGACCTGCTGCGCCGCGCCGGGCTCGCCAACGTGTTCGACGGGGACGCGCGGGGCCGGTATCCGCGCGTCGAGGCCGCGGAGATCCGCGCGGACGCCGTGCTGCTGCCCGACGAGCCGTACGTGTTCACGGCGGAGGACGGGCCCGAGATGTTCCCGGGGCGGACGGTACGGCTGGTGAGCGGACGGTCGCTGACCTGGTACGGACCGTCGCTGGTGGCGGCCCACGACATGCTCGCGCGGCTCGCGGCGGGGATCTGA
- a CDS encoding fatty acyl-AMP ligase, which translates to MLTTSHRNFIELMLARAERTPGAEALLLLPDSEERGRPKPVSYRALDAAVRRLAGWLQSQGAAGERVLLLHRSRRQFAVSFLACLYAGAIAVPCPPGGGHAHHEERITGIVKDTAPCVALTDAALAPEVSRLLARCGFGNMPCLPADAVPGAPPWTPPQTTPDTVAYLQYTSGSTGHPHGVVITHENLLANQRAIQEALDTRPGDRVGGWLPLHHDMGLVGQLLHPLWLGGTSVMLPAETFVRHPVRWLEAVARHGITVSGAPDFAYDLCLRRVTDDQLAGLDLSGWRTAVSGGEPVRPETLRDFTQRFAPAGFRADAFAACYGLAEATLLVSGSAGTRPERLVDAEALERHLWQEPRPGRPVRRLLSCGRAAGCEVRIVDPETRTPVPDGRIGEIWVRGAGVARGYWRDLGETSRVFHARTADGECGFLRTGDLGTLDDGHLYVTGRLKDVIVVAGRNLYPQDVERTVQHVNALFGPGTAFAVPGERERVVVVQELRARSGYDLDLAALAGQVERCLTEEFDVHVGGVLLVRPGTVRRTTSGKVERSAMRELFLRGRIRPLHQRLDTDLAVGATALTG; encoded by the coding sequence GTGTTGACCACCAGCCACCGGAACTTCATCGAACTCATGCTGGCCAGGGCGGAGCGGACACCCGGCGCGGAGGCGCTGCTCCTGCTGCCGGACAGCGAGGAGCGGGGCCGCCCGAAACCGGTCTCCTACCGGGCCCTCGACGCGGCCGTCCGCCGGCTCGCCGGCTGGCTGCAGAGCCAGGGCGCGGCCGGCGAACGCGTCCTGCTGCTGCACCGCTCCCGCCGCCAGTTCGCCGTCAGCTTCCTGGCCTGCCTGTACGCCGGGGCCATCGCCGTGCCCTGCCCGCCCGGCGGCGGCCACGCGCACCACGAGGAGCGCATCACCGGCATCGTGAAGGACACCGCGCCGTGCGTGGCGCTCACGGACGCGGCCCTCGCCCCGGAGGTCTCCCGGCTGCTGGCCCGCTGCGGCTTCGGCAACATGCCGTGCCTGCCCGCCGACGCCGTCCCGGGCGCCCCGCCGTGGACGCCCCCGCAGACCACCCCGGACACGGTCGCCTACCTCCAGTACACCTCCGGCTCCACCGGGCACCCGCACGGCGTCGTCATCACCCACGAGAACCTGCTAGCCAACCAGCGCGCGATCCAGGAAGCCCTGGACACCCGGCCCGGCGACCGGGTCGGCGGCTGGCTGCCGCTCCACCACGACATGGGCCTGGTCGGCCAGTTGCTGCACCCGCTGTGGCTGGGCGGCACCTCGGTGATGCTGCCCGCCGAGACCTTCGTCCGCCACCCGGTGCGCTGGCTGGAGGCCGTCGCCCGGCACGGGATCACCGTCAGCGGCGCCCCCGACTTCGCCTACGACCTGTGCCTGCGCCGGGTCACGGACGACCAGCTCGCGGGCCTCGACCTGAGCGGCTGGCGGACGGCCGTCTCCGGCGGCGAGCCGGTCCGCCCGGAGACGCTGCGGGACTTCACGCAGCGGTTCGCCCCCGCCGGGTTCAGGGCCGACGCGTTCGCCGCCTGCTACGGGCTCGCCGAGGCCACCCTGCTCGTCTCCGGCAGCGCGGGCACCCGGCCCGAACGGCTCGTGGACGCCGAGGCGCTGGAACGCCACCTGTGGCAGGAGCCGCGTCCGGGGCGGCCGGTGCGGCGCCTGCTGTCGTGCGGGCGGGCGGCCGGCTGCGAGGTGCGGATCGTCGACCCCGAGACCCGCACGCCGGTCCCGGACGGGCGGATCGGCGAGATCTGGGTGCGCGGGGCGGGGGTGGCGCGCGGCTACTGGCGCGACCTCGGGGAGACGTCCCGCGTGTTCCACGCCCGCACCGCCGACGGGGAGTGCGGCTTCCTGCGCACCGGTGACCTCGGCACCCTCGACGACGGGCACCTGTATGTCACCGGGCGGCTCAAGGACGTCATCGTCGTCGCCGGACGCAACCTCTACCCGCAGGACGTGGAGCGGACCGTGCAGCACGTCAACGCGCTGTTCGGGCCGGGGACGGCGTTCGCGGTGCCGGGGGAGCGGGAGCGGGTCGTCGTCGTGCAGGAACTGCGCGCCCGCAGCGGCTACGACCTCGACCTCGCGGCGCTCGCCGGGCAGGTCGAGCGGTGCCTCACCGAGGAGTTCGACGTGCACGTCGGCGGGGTGCTGCTGGTACGGCCCGGCACCGTGCGCCGCACGACCAGCGGGAAGGTGGAGCGCTCCGCGATGCGCGAGCTGTTCCTGCGCGGCCGGATCCGTCCGCTGCACCAGCGGCTCGACACCGACCTGGCCGTGGGAGCGACCGCACTGACCGGATGA
- the icmF gene encoding fused isobutyryl-CoA mutase/GTPase IcmF — protein sequence MSALHRPRNPVRLVTASALFDGHDASINIMRRIFQSQGAEVIHLGHNRSVREVVDAALEEDAHGVAVSSYQGGHVEYFEYLVESLRERGAGHVKVVGGGGGVIVPEEITRLRASGVTIFSPEDGQRMGLAGMVNSVVAACDTDLWDERPADLDAVLAGDRSALARAITGAELGKLPREFTEPARAVPVLGITGTGGSGKSSLTDELVRRLRLDQQDKLRIAVIAVDPTRRRGGGALLGDRIRMNSLDGNRVFFRSLATRGSHELPAHLADVIGVVKAAGFDLVIVETPGIGQGDAAIVPFVDTSLYVMTPEFGAASQLEKIDMLDFADTVAINKFERRGAKDALRDVGRQLVRNREAFGQRPEDMPVYGTSAATFNDDGVTALYQHLRSVLADKGLPVTEGVLAPVAVRHSSGIRQVVPADRVRYLAEITDTVRAYHARTVQLADAARRLQRLEAVEEELERAGSDAANVRALTTEARRALPAETADQIANWPAVVASYSGDEQVVTVRGKEIRTRLTRESLSGNRVPRVALPRSTDHGELVTYWRRENLPGHFPFTAGVFPFKRDGEDPARMFAGEGDPFRTNRRFKLLSEGQPATRLSTAFDSVTLYGRDPDERPDIYGKVGTSGVSVATLDDMKALYDGFDLVAPTTSVSMTINGPAPTVLAFFLNTVTDQRIDAFREAEGREPSEEEAAELRAEALASVRGTVQADILKEDQGQNTCLFSTEFSLRMMADIQEWFIQQKVRNFYSVSISGYHIAEAGANPISQLAFTLANGFTYVEAYLARGMHIDDFAPNLSFFFSNGMDPEYAVLGRVARRIWAVAMREKYGANERSQKLKYHVQTSGRSLHAQEMDFNDIRTTLQALIALYDNCNSLHTNAYDEAVTTPTEESVRRALAIQLIINREWGLAMNENPLQGSYVIDELTDLVEEAVLQEFERISERGGVLGAMETGYQRGRIQDESMLYEQRKHDGTLPIVGVNTFRNPHAADAAPGPVELARATEEEKRSQLERVTGFRARHRSEADRALAALKEAAVGDGNVFAVLMEAARVCTLQQVTEAFFEVGGQYRRNV from the coding sequence ATGAGCGCACTGCACCGGCCCAGGAACCCCGTCCGGCTCGTCACCGCCTCCGCCCTGTTCGACGGGCACGACGCCTCGATCAACATCATGCGGCGGATCTTCCAGTCGCAGGGCGCGGAGGTGATCCACCTCGGGCACAACCGCTCGGTGCGCGAGGTCGTGGACGCGGCCCTGGAGGAGGACGCGCACGGGGTGGCCGTCTCCTCGTACCAGGGCGGCCACGTCGAGTACTTCGAGTACCTGGTCGAGTCGCTGCGCGAGCGGGGCGCCGGACACGTGAAGGTCGTCGGCGGCGGGGGCGGCGTCATCGTGCCCGAGGAGATCACCCGGCTGCGCGCGTCCGGCGTGACCATCTTCTCCCCGGAGGACGGGCAGCGGATGGGGCTCGCCGGGATGGTCAACTCGGTCGTGGCAGCCTGCGACACCGACCTCTGGGACGAGCGTCCGGCCGACCTCGACGCCGTGCTCGCCGGCGACCGCTCCGCCCTCGCCCGCGCCATCACCGGCGCCGAACTCGGCAAGCTGCCACGGGAGTTCACCGAACCGGCGCGCGCGGTCCCGGTCCTCGGCATCACCGGCACCGGCGGCTCGGGCAAGTCCTCGCTCACCGACGAACTCGTCCGGCGTCTCAGGCTCGACCAGCAGGACAAGCTGCGGATCGCGGTGATCGCCGTCGACCCGACCCGGCGGCGCGGGGGAGGGGCCCTGCTCGGCGACCGGATCCGGATGAACTCCCTCGACGGCAACCGGGTGTTCTTCCGCTCCCTCGCCACCCGAGGCAGCCATGAACTGCCCGCGCACCTGGCCGACGTCATCGGGGTCGTGAAGGCCGCCGGGTTCGACCTGGTCATCGTCGAGACGCCCGGCATCGGGCAGGGCGACGCGGCGATCGTGCCGTTCGTCGACACCTCGCTGTACGTGATGACACCGGAGTTCGGCGCGGCCTCGCAGCTGGAGAAGATCGACATGCTCGACTTCGCGGACACGGTCGCCATCAACAAGTTCGAACGCCGGGGCGCGAAGGACGCGTTGCGTGACGTGGGCCGCCAACTGGTCCGCAACCGGGAGGCGTTCGGGCAGCGGCCCGAGGACATGCCGGTGTACGGCACGAGCGCCGCGACCTTCAACGACGACGGAGTCACCGCGCTCTACCAGCACTTGAGGTCGGTCCTCGCGGACAAGGGGCTGCCCGTCACGGAGGGTGTCCTGGCCCCCGTCGCCGTCCGGCACTCCTCCGGCATCCGCCAGGTCGTCCCCGCCGACCGCGTCCGCTACCTCGCCGAGATCACCGACACCGTCCGCGCCTACCACGCCCGCACGGTCCAACTCGCGGACGCCGCACGCCGGTTGCAGCGGCTCGAAGCCGTCGAGGAGGAGCTGGAGCGGGCGGGTTCCGACGCCGCGAACGTGCGCGCGCTCACCACCGAGGCCCGTCGCGCCCTCCCCGCCGAGACCGCCGACCAGATCGCGAACTGGCCTGCCGTGGTCGCCTCGTACTCCGGGGACGAGCAGGTCGTCACCGTGCGCGGCAAGGAGATCCGCACCAGGCTGACCCGCGAATCCCTCTCCGGCAACCGCGTCCCGCGCGTCGCCCTGCCCCGGTCCACCGACCACGGCGAGCTGGTGACCTACTGGCGCCGCGAGAACCTGCCCGGCCACTTCCCCTTCACGGCGGGGGTGTTCCCCTTCAAGCGGGACGGCGAGGACCCGGCCCGCATGTTCGCCGGCGAGGGCGACCCCTTCCGCACCAACCGGCGCTTCAAGCTCCTCTCCGAGGGCCAGCCCGCGACCCGCCTGTCCACGGCCTTCGACTCGGTGACCCTCTACGGCCGCGACCCCGACGAACGCCCCGACATCTACGGCAAGGTCGGCACCTCAGGCGTCTCCGTCGCCACCCTCGACGACATGAAGGCCCTCTACGACGGCTTCGACCTGGTCGCGCCCACCACCTCCGTGTCGATGACGATCAACGGGCCCGCGCCGACGGTCCTCGCGTTCTTCCTCAACACCGTGACGGACCAGCGCATCGACGCCTTCCGCGAAGCCGAGGGCCGCGAGCCGTCCGAGGAGGAGGCGGCGGAGCTGCGCGCCGAGGCGCTGGCGAGCGTGCGCGGCACGGTCCAGGCGGACATCCTCAAGGAGGACCAGGGGCAGAACACCTGCCTGTTCTCCACCGAGTTCTCCTTGCGGATGATGGCCGACATCCAGGAGTGGTTCATCCAGCAGAAGGTCCGCAACTTCTATTCCGTCTCCATCTCCGGCTACCACATCGCCGAGGCCGGCGCGAACCCCATCAGCCAGCTCGCCTTCACCCTCGCCAACGGATTCACCTACGTCGAGGCGTACTTGGCGCGCGGTATGCACATCGACGACTTCGCGCCCAACCTCTCCTTCTTCTTCTCCAACGGCATGGACCCCGAGTACGCGGTCCTCGGCCGGGTCGCCCGCCGCATCTGGGCCGTCGCGATGAGGGAGAAGTACGGCGCGAACGAGCGCAGCCAGAAGCTGAAGTACCACGTCCAGACCTCCGGACGCTCCCTGCACGCCCAGGAGATGGACTTCAACGACATCCGCACCACCCTCCAGGCGCTCATCGCCCTCTACGACAACTGCAACAGCCTCCACACCAACGCCTACGACGAGGCCGTCACCACCCCGACCGAGGAGTCGGTGCGCCGGGCGCTCGCGATCCAGCTCATCATCAACCGCGAGTGGGGCCTCGCGATGAACGAGAACCCGCTCCAAGGGTCCTACGTCATCGACGAGTTGACCGACCTCGTCGAGGAGGCGGTGCTCCAGGAGTTCGAGCGGATCAGCGAACGCGGCGGTGTGCTGGGCGCGATGGAGACCGGCTACCAGCGCGGGCGGATCCAGGACGAGTCGATGCTCTACGAGCAGCGCAAGCACGACGGCACGCTGCCGATCGTCGGCGTCAACACCTTCCGCAACCCGCACGCCGCCGACGCCGCCCCGGGGCCGGTCGAACTCGCCCGCGCGACCGAGGAGGAGAAGCGGTCCCAGCTGGAGCGGGTCACCGGCTTCCGGGCCCGCCACCGGAGCGAGGCGGACCGGGCGCTGGCCGCGCTGAAGGAGGCGGCGGTGGGCGACGGCAACGTCTTCGCCGTCCTCATGGAGGCGGCCCGGGTGTGCACGCTCCAGCAGGTGACGGAGGCGTTCTTCGAGGTGGGAGGCCAGTACCGGCGGAACGTGTGA
- a CDS encoding sensor histidine kinase has translation MADPFRHTDTGAGHEGSGASLGEDGRRRPRPDGDIPAAHVVKFVAVAVLCGYSAVLVLNVLWHKPGPGKLALCLACVTALVGVQLLHITPKMRRRPLRWKVLTLGVQTVLTFLPFMWFGVTWAGVGGVLGASLLLLLPRPLSWVLFGLVAAAICAYTVHLGLPVVSQIYTPLTTVLTGLVLHGLTRLTDLVREVHATRAELARMAVAQERLRISRDVHDLLGYSLSAITLKCELIHRLVPVHPGRALDEVASVLEVSRQAVADARLVAHSYREMSLADEAESAAAVLAAADIRTTMDISCGRLHPAVDTVLATTLREGVTNILRHSKAQTCEIRAVREGESVRLVLVNDGVGGKDRPAAPGCGLDNLRSRVDAVGGRLTAMVREDGRFRLVAKVPVRPNSSAAPTNAVREIA, from the coding sequence ATGGCCGACCCGTTTCGCCATACGGACACCGGAGCCGGTCACGAGGGGTCGGGCGCGTCCTTAGGCGAGGACGGAAGACGGCGGCCCCGTCCGGACGGGGACATTCCGGCGGCCCACGTCGTGAAGTTCGTCGCCGTCGCCGTGCTGTGCGGCTACTCGGCGGTGCTCGTGCTCAACGTCCTGTGGCACAAGCCGGGGCCGGGGAAGCTGGCGCTGTGCCTGGCGTGTGTGACGGCCCTCGTCGGGGTCCAACTCCTGCACATCACCCCGAAGATGCGGCGCCGGCCGCTGCGCTGGAAGGTGCTCACGCTCGGCGTCCAGACGGTCCTGACGTTCCTGCCGTTCATGTGGTTCGGGGTGACCTGGGCCGGGGTCGGCGGTGTCCTCGGTGCCTCACTGCTGCTCCTGCTGCCCCGTCCGCTGTCCTGGGTCCTGTTCGGACTCGTCGCCGCGGCGATCTGCGCGTACACCGTGCACCTGGGGCTGCCGGTGGTCAGCCAGATCTACACGCCGCTGACCACGGTGCTCACGGGTCTGGTGCTGCACGGGCTGACGCGGCTGACCGATCTCGTGCGTGAAGTCCACGCCACGCGCGCCGAGTTGGCCCGGATGGCGGTCGCGCAGGAGCGGCTGCGGATCTCCCGGGACGTGCACGATCTGCTGGGCTACAGCCTCTCCGCGATCACCCTGAAGTGCGAGTTGATCCACCGGCTGGTGCCGGTGCACCCCGGGCGGGCACTGGACGAGGTCGCGTCCGTCCTCGAAGTGTCCCGGCAGGCCGTCGCGGACGCGCGGCTGGTCGCCCACAGCTACCGGGAGATGTCGCTCGCGGACGAGGCGGAGTCGGCGGCGGCGGTGCTGGCGGCTGCGGATATCCGCACCACGATGGACATCTCCTGCGGACGGCTGCACCCTGCGGTGGACACGGTGCTCGCGACCACGCTGCGCGAGGGTGTCACCAACATCCTGCGCCACAGCAAGGCGCAGACCTGTGAGATCAGGGCCGTGCGCGAAGGGGAGAGCGTGCGGCTCGTGCTCGTGAACGACGGGGTGGGCGGCAAGGACCGGCCGGCCGCCCCGGGCTGCGGGCTCGACAACCTCCGGAGCAGGGTCGACGCGGTCGGGGGGCGACTGACGGCCATGGTCCGGGAGGACGGAAGGTTCCGGCTTGTCGCTAAAGTACCCGTACGGCCGAACTCCTCGGCGGCACCGACCAATGCCGTGCGGGAGATCGCGTAA